The Hordeum vulgare subsp. vulgare chromosome 7H, MorexV3_pseudomolecules_assembly, whole genome shotgun sequence DNA window CATGACAGCCTGAGGGGCGCCTTGTCCGTCGGTGCAGTGTGAACGCCGCATGGCGCCGCTCCGGGTCCCTGCCCGAGGTCGGGGCCGACTATGATGCAGGCGGAGCAGACATTCCAAATGCAGGCGGAGATGATTGCCGAGGCGGAAAATGACAAGTTGGACGAGCAgggatgcatggatgaatttgttcACCTAATGATCAAAAAGGCATCCCTTGTCGCTCGGACATTAATTTTATTTTACCATGTCCAGCTTGTCGAACTATGATTTCATTTGATTTTGTTTTAAAATACGGTTTTGCTAAAACTCATTCAGCTGAGATTTTTTTTGGTCTCATTCACTTTTTTAACCCTAGGATTCAATCACATCCGGATTTGAGTTTTGTAGAAGTGACGAGTCGCCTCGCGATGAGGCTGCCCATCTATTCGCCTCGCCGCACCTTTTTCCCGTGATGGGCTTTTGTCCGCTGGACTTGTGTGGGCTTATGACAGTTATGTTAGTTCTTTTTTCTCTTTATACTAGGCCATAGGGAACAAGCGACTTTTTTTTCCTGCATTTTGGTTTTCTTTGTTGTTTCATTTTTTATCCATTATTCCTATTTTACCTTTattttttcaatatttatcatttTCTACTTTGTTTTCATTGTTTGGTTGGAAGAGAACATTTAAAGATTTTTTAAACTAATTTCTACTAAGATGAAATTTGGTTAACTTTTTAAATGTActagaaaataatttttttatacTTGTATTTTGTGTTCCCAGATTTTCTTTCTCATTAGGCAGTGCGATCACAAAGATATTACAATTGACATCGAACGAGGATTATCGGGCTAGTTGTATGTCTAACATTAGACATGCAACTTCAAACATTTATAACTCAGCCGCAATTGCATTGAGTGCAAGACACTGCAATTGGGGTCGGGACGGGGTTTGTCGGACCAGTTGTATGTCCATTACTAGACATGCAACTTCAAGCATTGGAACCCGACTGCAATTGCACTAGGTGCAAAGAGACTACAACTGGGGTCGGAACGGGGGTTGTCGGACCAGTTGTATGTCCATTACTAGACATGCAACTTCAAGCATTGGAACCCGACTGCAATTGCACTAGGTGCAAAGAGACTACAACTGGGGTCGGAACGGGGGTTGTCGGACCAGTTGCATGTCCACTACTAGACATGCAACTTCAAGCATTGAAACCCCGGCTGCAATTGTACTGGGTGCAAAGAGACTGCAACTGGGTTCGGGACAGGGGTTATCAGACCAGTTGCATGTGCACCAGTAGACGTGCAACTTCAAGTATTGAAACCCCACTGCAATTGCACTGGATGCAAAGAGACTGCAACTGGGTTAGGGGTGGGGGTTGTCAAACCAGTTGCATGTGCAACGTTGAAACCCGGCTGCAATTGCATTGGATGCAAAGAGATTGCAAGTGGGTTCGGGATGAGGGTTGTCGGACTAGTTGCATGTGCATCAGTAGACATGcaaatgcaaaaaagaaaaagacacAAGCAGCCGTGAACATGATGCATCGTATATCCTAGTTGACATGCGCAGAAGATTTGCGTGTAAGCATTTTCTTCCTTTTCCTCAAATATTCCAGCCATGCAAATGTAGAAAAAACAACAAGACACAGAGAATTATATAGCTACGTAGTAAAAACAAGCCCAGCCGAGCCAACATAACATATTAACAcaaaaaaatagcacaagaaagaaatagtaatataacataaaaaaatgaatgagatcaAATTATATATCATCTAGATGAGTTCTAGCCAAACCCTTTAAAATATTGAAATTAAATAAACTATATCAgatgattgatatatatgattgaTTATTGTGTATGAGGATACAAATATGTGACGCAATATGTAGAGGGCCGGCGAACGTTGTCCACGGCGCATCGGCGGATGTATCGGGGACTGAATTTACcagtccggctgtagatgctctcacAAAGAGAAGGGCTGGTCAGGCTGGGGCGCACATGCCGCCGGTTTCCCCCGCAAACTGGAAGGTGCCGCTCGCCGAAACGAGTCACGACCACGAGTGAAACTGGCGGCACTTGCAGCCGCACATGCTCTGTTTCGTTTCTCATCCCACAGTTTTATATGTATTGTGATGAGATCGGCACTGTGATGTCTAACTTTAGATCTTTAGTGTGTAAAGAAAGACGAGGGCGCAGTGGAGGATACTACCAACAAACATCATCAATCCTATGGATCCCTACCATAGTTTTGGATACAGTTCCGCACTCCAAGTCCAAACGAGTGAGCAGAGAGAGCACCCACGGTTTCCGCCCAAAACCGTGCGTGGCGGCCACCTTTTTGCTCGCTATAAATACATGGCTAGCTCCTCGTCCTGGAGGCATCAAGCAACAACAAGCCAGGCAGCGCATCTCATCTCACTCTATCGCACTCCTTGTACTGAGCCGTTTCTGTACAAGATCACGGCCAAGATGTCGTCGACGGCCACCGTCACCGGCGCCAACCCCGAGAACAAGCTCGCCCTCGCCAAACGCTGCTCCAGAGGTAATAAATAACCAGGATCCACAGCTGAATCACGCTTTCCAAGTTGTTTACTGCTAGTCTGACAGTAGCAATGCGTTTATTTTGTCAATCTTCCTCAGAGGCGACGCTCGCCGGAGCAAAGGCGGCGGCCCTCGCCACGGTCGCGTCTGCGGCGGCAACGGTGAGCTAGCTCCTTTGTCTAACATGACTTGTTGATTTTCGTTCACGTTGGACTCTGGTTTCCATAACTGAACTACTATTAATCACGCAGCTGGCGAGCGTGAGGATGCTGCCGTGGGCCAAGGCGAACCTGAACCCCACCGGCCAGGCGCTCATCATCTGCACCGTCGCCGGGATGGCCTACTTCGTCGCCGCCGACAAGACCATCCTCTCGCTGGCGAGGAGGCACTCGTACGAGAGCGCCCCCGACCACCTCAAGGACACCTCCTTCCATGGCGCCGCCCCTCGTCCACGTCCACCGCCACCGGCGTTCTTCAGCCCATGAGCTAGTGTTCCTGCTAATGTATGCATCGTCGTCAGTGTCCCAAGAAACTGCTGCGGAATGAATAATTGAATATCTGTCGTCGAAATTGAAACTACTACTTCTACTTATGTTATCATCGTTGTTAACCGCTGACATGTACTTTCTCTGTACCTCTTTTGGTTCGGTTGCCGCTCTTTTGGTTTGGTGGGTTTAGCTGTGTTGTATCCTCTGTTCGGGTATATACAACGTCAAGTATATACATTGTTAATTAGTTTGGAACAACGTCAAGCGCATTCGTACAGTCGAGGCCAGATGGATCGAACTCATGACGTTGTGGAGCAGAGAGGAGCCTGCCGCAGGGCGGCACTGTATGTGCCGCTGGCATATGCAAGTCGAGTGGGGAAGAACGGGCACAACGATGTCAGAATCGGCGTCGATCGGCCGGCGACATACAAATGGGTTCGGCGGAGCGAGAGAGGGGAGGGGGGTTAAGCCCGGGTGATGGCTTGTATGCCTATCATCTATCAGCCAACCACGTGCGAAATATAGGAACACTGCTAACCTACGTGCCGGCTTGGCTGCTATGAGCATCTACAGACGGAACATGCAAATCTGCCCCCCTCAAACGCGTGCGGACGTGCACAATCAATGATCGACCGTGTTTGTTTTAAGACTCTACTTTTTATCTGTGCAATCGCACTTTTCATATTTTTTCTTATATGTCCGATCGGTTACATGTGATtgatggagaagaagaaaaagaaataaaaaataaataaacaaagagAAAAAGTGGTCCTAGGTGGCGGACTCGCCAGGCGTGTCCAGACGCGTCTGCGAGCTCTCATATCGTcctcatatttgagatggatatgagggtgcCGATCAGTCCAAACGTTTGAGATGGATTTGAGGGGTCCGATTGTAGGTGCTCTAAGGGCATCTCTAGCCGGACGCCTTAAACGACCCCTCATATCCATGTACACGGCCGGTCAATGAACGTACATGACCCCTCATATCATCCTTATACGTCTGGACTATCCGCAAATCCTCATATCCATATCAAATATAGGGAGCATATGAGGGCTCGCGGACGCGCCCGGCTCACCGGTCAGTCCGCCACATAGGGCGCGACTCATCCAAACcatcttttctctttctttattcgttttctttctctctcttccactcgatcaatcacgtgcaagtgaccggacatatgaggaagaaaataagaaaaatctgaCTGCGCAGACGGACAAATATCAGACATGCCCGGTCACTGACCGGGTGCGTCCATAAACATTTAGGGGGTCATATTTGCTATGTAcaactgtagatgctctaacgtcGCGTCTATATGGCAGCGTACTTCTGGAAGGAGAACGCTGCTAAATGTTTGgggtttgaatttttttaatgtAAACACAATCTAAAAATTTGGAACTTTGTGTGGTATCATTATATTAAACTTTGTATTTTTAACCAAAAATTAGAAAGATTCCTTCCAAACCTAAGAGGTATCTCGACAGGTAATCCAAAGAATTTTGAAAAAAGCGTGCCCGATTTAAGATAAAGATGGTAGTATTGTCATTTGTTTCACTTCATTGTCTCGATTTGTTTTTTTTATTCACTTGAAGAGTGTCTATGCCTTTAGTATGCACCATTTTGTAGTTACATATCCACTTATGAATTTACTGAGGTTGTTTTTATTTTAAAGAGACTTAATATAAAAAATTACTTAGCATCGTTTAAGTATCAAAACACACTACTAGTGCGGACCATTAGGGCATGTGCTGTCACGGGAAACATTGTTGGTAGTATTTATGTATTTTAGTATTTTAAACAGAACTACGGTGTTTTGTGTTTCAAATTTTATTAAGTAAACTTTCACGAGACATTTCAAACACTACAATTTTTTTATTCATTTTAAGAAAATGTAAACACCTATGAAGAAAATGAGACATGCGATGTTTTCGTTATACATGAACACTTGAAGGTGTGTTTATAATTTAGGAGTGTTATAAAAAGTTTTCATATAAATTCCTTTGAAGTGCACATTTGCTTTCATGAAAGGAATTAGATAATTCGACACAACATGTCCTTTTTTATTTCAATGAGCAATATAAGCGACGTTTACAGGAGGACCACACACGACTGCCGCAAGCAAATTTAGCGGCGCCCCACACAAAGTACACGCTGAAAATGTGTTGGTCCCGAGCCATGTTTATTCGAAAATGTGTGGGTCCCGAGCCATGTTTATTCATGAGATTCACATTTTCAATTAATGGTGCTCGAGTGAAAAACTAGCCGCGTTCCTGGATCATAAACGCTGCCAACTGTTTTGGACTGGTGGGCATGTACTGTTCACCTTTGTAGGAGCGTTTAAATAAGAGCTCTTTTACCGTACCGGCCCTCCGATAGATATGGCCGTGTATTCTCGAAATCCAAAGGTGGTAACCCATCTATACTGCTGAACCTGGCCAATACCATCCGCCAGCAGTATAGGTGGCACTCGCCGCTCCGTGTGAGCAGTATAATTATGTAAGGATAATTTAGGGAGAAAGAAAATTTGTAGCCCAGCTCCCGACTTGCTCGGCTGCATGCACGCGCCCCTCGGCTAGGATTTCGGCGGTCGCCTCGTCGCCTCAACGCTGTTACCATGCTCGTTCGACCATGATGGTCGACTGCCGCGAGGCCTCCTCTTCCCCCATTCCTCTGTATAGGCGGCGGATGTCGGCCTCATGTCCCGCCCTTCCTCTGTGCCAGCGGCCGCATCGCCGCCTCCACCCCTGTCCATCGTCCTTGTGGACCGACGATGCTATGCCGCCGCCCATGATCGTCAACCGCCGCGATCGACGAGGCCTCCTATTCCTCCCTTCCTTTGTGCTGGCCGTCGTCGCCGCATCTCATCTTCATCGGTGATTCTGCGTCTCATTCCTTGGTCATGCTTGTGGACAGAGCGCTTAGAGCTATGGCACAGTTGATTGATCTGCCTCGCAACCATCGGCGCTGGCTAGGGAAATTATACATAGCATTCAAAAGCTACTAAACGACGGGCTCCGACGATCAACCAAAATACAACATCACCATCGACTCGGAGTTGAGTGATTAACCACCATGGCACCAAAGACACAGAAGGTGAGAGAAGTTGCGATCTgtattcttttttttgttttacagGAAGTGGCATGTATTGTACTGATTAGGACTGAACATGTGAGGGGTGATACGTGTCCAGGCGGGAGGTGCTGCCGGCAAGTACGCAACGGCTAGGTTAATGGGCGTCCGACGGTCTATGTCAAGAGCGCCGGTGAACGCTGCCAACTCGAAGTAGCAGCAACACACTGGGAAATAGGGACGCAATGGCCCGTTCGGCGACGGTGGAGCCGACTAGTCCGCACTACTTTGAGTTGGCAGCGGCGAGCAAGGGGACGACGAGACCGGCCGATTGCGGATTGTTAGAGTTAttttagaaaacaaaaaaaaatgactAGAACTACCCTCACGAAATCATGGGTGGCTGATTGTATACTGCTATCTTTCATCTTTAACAGTACAAGGTACCATAAAAAAGCTCTTGAATAATAGACACACTGCGACTAGACTTTCGTTAGCTAAGTAAACGTTGCCAACTGTTCTCGACGAACGCTGGTAGTGTTTTCGCCAAAGAGTTGTGAGGAAATTTCTTATATAACACTATTTTAAATGCTGGTTTCCTATTTAATACTGAAGAAATATTTCTTCTTTATGTGGTACCGAGTGTAAATATTATGTCTTATCTAACATTTTCGTCCATTCTGTTAGTCCACGCCGTTAAAGTGAACTTACATTGACGAAACTGTCCCTATTcatagaaaaaaaaaagagaaaggagaGAAATCCCCGGCCCCGAGCGacgcctctctctctcccgcGACAGGACCCAACCCACCCTTTCTCTTGTTCACCCTAACCCTAGCGAGATGGACGGCGGCGGTGCCGCATATGGATCCGTGCCAGAGGGGCCAGCCAGGCCACGACGCCGGATGGATCCGGCAAGGGCGCGACCCCGGATGGCCCCGGACAGGGCGCGACCCCGGATGGCCCCGGACAGGGCGCGACGCCGAAGGGGCCGACCGAGGATGCAACGCCGGAGGGGCTGGGGCAGGGCGCGATGATGGAGGGGCCGGGGCAGGGCAACGAATTTAGGTTTGTCGTTAACTTGCATGACAACACATGTTCTTGTAGACAATGGCAAGTTTCTGGTCTTCCTTGCAGATATGCTCTAGCATTCATCACATCGCTTGCCAATGCACATATAAAAAACTTTGTGGAGTTGTATTACTCCGTTGACAAGTTTATAGCAGCTTATGGCCAACTAATCCCTGCTATGTGTGACAAGACCCAGTGGCCTGAATCTAACCATGGATTCTTCATGCATCCACCCTTGCTAAAAGCCCTAGCTGGTCGGCCCAAAATAGAGAGGCATAAGGGTTGTGggtgagaaaaagaggaaaagtgACCTGCACTTATGCCCTATTTGTAAGGAATACGGGCACCATTGGAACAAGTGCATGAAGGGGAACACAGATCACATTGCTGCTTTGATGGATGTGAGGTAATCAGCTATGCATTTTACTTTCTTACTGCATATTAACTACTTTCTTGCATTACTATTTTGTATTCAACTATGCATGTGAACTACTTTCTTAATGCTCGTGTAGAGAACCACCAAA harbors:
- the LOC123410394 gene encoding early nodulin-93-like → MSSTATVTGANPENKLALAKRCSREATLAGAKAAALATVASAAATLASVRMLPWAKANLNPTGQALIICTVAGMAYFVAADKTILSLARRHSYESAPDHLKDTSFHGAAPRPRPPPPAFFSP